From Vidua macroura isolate BioBank_ID:100142 chromosome 5, ASM2450914v1, whole genome shotgun sequence, the proteins below share one genomic window:
- the RAB19 gene encoding ras-related protein Rab-19 encodes MPFPITGADDAFDYLFKIILIGDSNVGKTCVVHRFKTGQYNEKQQNTIGVDFTVRSMDIDGKKVKIQVWDTAGQERFRTITQSYYRSAHGAILAYDLTRRSTFESIPHWIHEIEKYGAANLVMMLIGNKSDSLDKRQVLFEDACTLAEKHGLLAVLETSAKEAQNIEEVFTLMAKELIARNTLQLHGENPPNSFSLDSRPVIASPSVEKTQCSC; translated from the exons ATGCCGTTCCCCATCACCGGCGCGGACGATGCCTTCGACTACCTCTTCAAGATCATCCTGATCGGCGACTCCAACGTGGGGAAGACGTGCGTGGTGCACCGCTTCAAGACAGGGCAGTACAACGAGAAGCAGCAGAACACCATCGGCGTCGACTTCACCGTGCGCTCGATGGACATCGACGGCAAGAAAGTAAAG ATCCAAGTGTGGGACACAGCTGGTCAAGAGCGCTTCCGGACAATAACCCAGTCTTATTACAGGAGTGCCCATGGGGCCATCCTTGCCTATGACCTTACTAGGAGGTCCACATTTGAATCCATTCCTCACTGGATTCATGAAATTGAAAAGTATGGTGCTGCAAACTTGGTCATGATGTTAATTG GGAACAAATCGGATTCGCTGGACAAACGTCAAGTGCTGTTTGAAGATGCCTGCACCCTGGCAGAGAAGCATGGGCTCTTAGCTGTGCTGGAAACATCAGCAAAAGAAGCTCAAAACATAGAAGAGGTGTTCACATTAATGGCTAAGGAGCTGATAGCCCGAAATACCTTACAGCTTCATGGGGAGAACCCTCCAAACAGCTTCAGTCTTGACTCCAGGCCAGTGATTGCCAGTCCAAGTGTGGAGAAGACCCAGTGTTCCTGTTGA